A segment of the Bacillus thuringiensis genome:
GGTGGAAATACAATATTAAATCGTATTACATCAAAAATCACATTAAGATACATAGGAATCAATAAGATAAATAGAGAATATACCCAATCCATTTTGCACCTAATTAGGTTATCAAATATACTCATCAAGGGGTCCTAATAAATGAAAAATTTATCTCTATATAGTTATTCAATGAGATAATTTTTTTTGTTATGCAAAGTAAGAGAAATGTATAATGGCGGTTTAAAGATAAAATATATAGGAGTTGAATAGTAAATGAAAGATATTTATGAATTATTGCTACAAGTTTATCCGCTTGTTACAGAAGTAGAAGAAAAACCATGCACTGAATACGAAAAGTTAAAAATTAAAGAATCATTAAAAAAGTTACTTTTAGAAAGAGAAAAATGAATAAATCTTACTAATAAATTAAATAAAAAAGAAAATCAGGACCTGATTGACTTAAGTAATTAGGTTTTCTAAAATCACAAAGATTTTACCCGCCAAATGTTTAGACTAAAATATATTTTTTCTAGAAATCTATTACTATCTATACTCTTCTCCTTAAATATAAATCATAATAGTCTTACATGAGGAATTTTTAGAATATTGTTGTTTTTTGGAATACTTATGGTATAATTATCCATGTAATATATTAACAAAAAGAGAGGGAGATATGCATGAAGAAAAAAGCGATTACATTTGCTTTATTGGGATTACTAGCAGTAGGTTCTGTTGTACCAATAACAGCAAAAGCTGCAGAAACATGGGATTATGGATATAATCAATCAAAAATGCAGTGGTATAACCATTATTTACATTCTTCGTTAAAACACTATGGTACAATTACCAAAAACGGTGTAACTTACTATGGACCAGTTGCAAATCCTGGAGGTTGGTCGATGTTAAATTTAGATTTTAACGGACCATACGCTGTTAGTTATAATAAGCACGTTCTATAATA
Coding sequences within it:
- a CDS encoding lactococcin 972 family bacteriocin, yielding MKKKAITFALLGLLAVGSVVPITAKAAETWDYGYNQSKMQWYNHYLHSSLKHYGTITKNGVTYYGPVANPGGWSMLNLDFNGPYAVSYNKHVL